The following are from one region of the Coffea eugenioides isolate CCC68of chromosome 2, Ceug_1.0, whole genome shotgun sequence genome:
- the LOC113764192 gene encoding adenine/guanine permease AZG1: MDVESGIPPPTAPQPSAITRLNAAVAKSRLGKRFKLNERNTSFTTELRAGTATFLTMAYILAVNASILSDSGGTCSVSDCVPLCSDPTVSPADCTNNPNLRLLTPDDSCKFDPVNPGYAACLEKTRKDLIVATVASSLIGCVIMGLFANLPLALAPGMGTNAYFAYTVVGFHGSGNVSYQSALAAVFIEGLIFLFISAVGLRARLAKLVPKPVRISSSAGIGLFLAFIGLQNNQGLGLVGYSSSTLVTLAACPRSSRASVAPVITSSNGTVSLLPGGTVSGDILCLHGRMESPTFWLGVVGFVIIGYCLVKNIKGAMIYGIVFVTAVSWFRNTRVTAFPDTATGNSAYKYFKKVVDVHKIESTAGALSFKSIGKGHFWESLVTFLYVDILDTTGTLYSMARFAGFTDSNGDFEGQYFAFMSDASSIVVGSLLGTSPVTAFIESSTGIREGGRTGLTALTVAGYFLLSFFFTPLLASIPAWAVGPPLILVGVLMMRAVVEVEWDDMRQAIPAFMTLLLMPLTYSIAYGLIGGIGTYVVLHLWDWGESCLRKFGVIKEGRRSSSNGGATNNNGITPPPPVAAPVDGSNKSTTDV, encoded by the coding sequence ATGGACGTGGAGTCTGGGATACCCCCTCCCACAGCCCCCCAGCCCTCGGCGATAACTCGGCTGAACGCAGCCGTCGCCAAGAGCCGACTCGGAAAACGCTTCAAACTCAACGAGCGCAACACCTCCTTTACCACCGAGCTCCGAGCAGGCACCGCCACTTTTCTCACCATGGCCTACATCTTGGCCGTAAACGCCTCCATTCTCTCCGACTCCGGCGGCACCTGTTCCGTCTCTGACTGCGTTCCCCTTTGCTCCGACCCCACCGTTTCCCCCGCAGACTGCACCAACAACCCGAACCTCCGTCTCCTCACCCCTGACGACTCCTGCAAATTCGACCCCGTCAACCCCGGCTACGCCGCTTGTCTCGAGAAAACTCGGAAGGACTTGATCGTCGCCACAGTCGCTTCCTCCCTAATCGGCTGTGTCATCATGGGCTTATTCGCCAACTTGCCCTTAGCGTTAGCCCCAGGAATGGGAACCAACGCATACTTCGCCTACACAGTCGTCGGCTTCCACGGCTCCGGCAACGTATCTTACCAAAGCGCGTTAGCCGCAGTTTTCATCGAAGGCCTCATATTCTTATTCATCTCCGCTGTCGGTTTACGCGCCAGGCTCGCCAAACTTGTCCCCAAGCCCGTGAGGATCTCATCCTCCGCTGGGATAGGCCTTTTTCTGGCTTTCATCGGACTACAAAACAATCAAGGGCTTGGACTCGTAGGATACAGCTCGTCGACGCTGGTGACCCTAGCAGCATGTCCGCGGTCGTCCCGCGCATCGGTGGCGCCGGTGATCACGTCATCGAATGGAACGGTGTCGCTTCTCCCAGGTGGGACAGTGTCCGGCGACATTTTATGCTTGCATGGGCGCATGGAGAGCCCTACATTTTGGCTTGGAGTTGTGGGTTTCGTTATCATCGGTTACTGTTTGGTGAAGAACATTAAAGGCGCCATGATATACGGCATCGTTTTCGTAACCGCCGTTTCTTGGTTTCGCAACACCAGAGTAACGGCATTTCCCGACACGGCTACTGGGAATTCCGCCTACAAATACTTCAAGAAAGTCGTCGACGTTCATAAGATAGAGAGCACGGCTGGGGCGTTAAGTTTCAAAAGTATTGGGAAAGGTCATTTTTGGGAATCCCTAGTTACTTTTCTGTACGTCGATATATTGGACACGACCGGAACTTTATATTCAATGGCGCGGTTTGCAGGTTTTACAGACAGTAACGGTGATTTCGAGGGGCAATATTTCGCGTTCATGTCGGACGCCTCGTCTATAGTTGTGGGGTCCTTGTTAGGTACGTCCCCGGTGACGGCGTTCATTGAGTCGTCTACCGGGATAAGGGAGGGGGGACGGACGGGGCTGACGGCGCTAACAGTGGCTGGGTATTTCCTGTTGTCGTTTTTCTTCACGCCGTTGTTGGCTTCGATTCCGGCGTGGGCGGTGGGGCCGCCGCTAATACTGGTGGGAGTGTTGATGATGAGGGCTGTAGTGGAGGTGGAGTGGGATGACATGCGGCAGGCAATACCGGCGTTTATGACGTTGCTACTGATGCCGTTGACGTATTCGATTGCCTACGGTCTGATTGGTGGGATCGGTACTTACGTGGTATTGCATTTGTGGGACTGGGGTGAGAGTTGTTTGAGGAAATTTGGGGTGATTAAGGAGGGACGACGCAGCAGCAGTAATGGTGGAGCTACGAATAATAATGGAATCACTCCTCCTCCTCCTGTTGCCGCCCCTGTGGATGGAAGTAATAAAAGTACGACTGATGTTTAA
- the LOC113761092 gene encoding CBL-interacting protein kinase 18-like yields the protein MDNKTNILMQRYDLGRLLGQGNFAKVYYGRNLATGQSVAIKIIDKEKILKVGLINQTKREISVMALVKHPNVLQLYEVMATKTKIYFVLEYAKGGELFNKVAKGKLKEDIARKYFQQLITAVDFCHSRGVYHRDLKPENLLLDENGNLKVSDFGLSALAESRRQDGLLHTTCGTPAYVAPEVISRKGYDGAKADIWSCGVILFVLLAGYLPFHESNLMDMYRKISKAEYKCPNWFPPEVRRLLSRILDPSPYTRISIAKIMENTWFRKGLDQRDLRASIEDKGKNPLNADIAFDLNECCSGPSTETKLEVPKPTNFNAFDIISLSTGFDLSGLFVRNDQKEEVQFISKKSAPSLISKIEEIARRLKLKVMKKEGGVMKLEQPNDCRNGTVSIDVEIFEITSSFHLVEVRKSSGDALDYLKVLQQNLKPALTEIVWAWQGEQQQ from the coding sequence ATGGATAATAAGACAAACATATTAATGCAAAGGTATGACCTTGGAAGATTACTAGGGCAAGGAAACTTTGCAAAAGTTTACTATGGTAGAAATCTTGCAACCGGGCAGAGTGTAGCCATTAAGATAATTGATAAAGAGAAGATTCTGAAGGTTGGACTGATCAATCAGACCAAGCGAGAGATATCTGTCATGGCACTGGTTAAACACCCCAATGTGCTACAGCTTTATGAGGTCATggcaaccaaaaccaagatttACTTCGTTTTGGAGTATGCCAAAGGTGGTGAACTTTTTAACAAGGTCGCCAAGGGAAAGCTCAAGGAAGACATTGCCAGAAAGTACTTTCAACAATTGATCACTGCTGTTGACTTTTGCCATAGCAGGGGTGTCTACCACCGTGATCTAAAACCAGAAAATCTGCTGCTGGATGAGAATGGGAATTTAAAGGTGTCAGATTTTGGTTTGAGTGCTCTAGCTGAATCTAGGCGGCAAGACGGGTTGCTTCATACAACCTGTGGAACCCCCGCCTATGTTGCTCCTGAGGTTATTAGCAGGAAAGGTTATGATGGTGCCAAAGCTGATATCTGGTCTTGCGGTGTAATCTTATTTGTTCTACTGGCTGGTTATCTTCCATTCCATGAATCGAATCTTATGGATATGTATAGAAAGATAAGCAAGGCTGAGTACAAATGCCCGAATTGGTTTCCTCCAGAAGTGCGCAGACTGCTATCAAGGATCCTCGACCCAAGTCCATACACTAGGATTTCCATAGccaaaattatggaaaacacTTGGTTCAGGAAAGGGCTGGATCAGAGAGATTTAAGAGCAAGTATAGAGGACAAGGGAAAGAATCCCTTAAATGCTGATATTGCATTTGATCTTAATGAGTGTTGCAGCGGTCCTTCTACCGAGACAAAGCTAGAAGTACCAAAGCCAACTAACTTCAATGCATTTGACATAATCTCCCTTTCAACCGGTTTCGACTTGTCTGGTTTGTTTGTGAGGAATGATCAGAAGGAAGAAGTGCAATTTATATCAAAAAAGTCCGCACCCTCTCTCATAtccaaaattgaagaaattgctAGACGTCTAAAGCTGAAAGTCATGAAGAAGGAAGGAGGGGTGATGAAATTGGAGCAACCGAACGATTGTAGAAATGGGACTGTGTCCATCGATGTTGAAATTTTCGAAATCACTTCGTCCTTTCACTTGGTGGAGGTTAGAAAGTCAAGCGGAGATGCATTGGATTATCTGAAGGTGTTGCAACAGAATCTAAAACCGGCTTTGACAGAAATTGTCTGGGCTTGGCAAGGCGAGCAGCAACAATAG